A genomic stretch from Hemicordylus capensis ecotype Gifberg chromosome 5, rHemCap1.1.pri, whole genome shotgun sequence includes:
- the FGF6 gene encoding fibroblast growth factor 6 has translation MAITQRLLITMSCEASVHLTFPAFVLLGFLAEFVSSYPVVSKTNGTLLEKEWESLLSRSLVGMSGEKSEVNWETEYLQGIKRQRRLYCNVGIGFHLQIFPDGRISGVHDENQYSLLEISTVERGVVSLFGVRSALFIAMNDKGRLYGTATFQDECKFKETLLPNNYNAYQSFMYEGFYIALSKHGRMKRGSKVSLAQTVTHFLPRL, from the exons ATGGCCATCACACAAAGACTTCTCATCACTATGTCCTGTGAAGCCAGCGTTCACTTGACGTTCCCGGCTTTTGTTCTCCTGGGTTTTCTGGCTGAATTTGTTTCATCGTATCCAGTGGTGAGCAAAACAAATGGCACCCTGCTGGAGAAAGAATGGGAGTCTCTCTTGTCCAGGTCCCTCGTTGGAATGTCAGGGGAGAAATCTGAAGTCAACTGGGAGACCGAATATTTACAAGGAATCAAGCGACAGCGGAGGCTTTACTGCAACGTGGGCATTGGGTTTCACCTCCAGATATTTCCAGATGGACGGATAAGTGGTGTGCATGATGAAAACCAATACA GTCTCTTGGAAATATCAACAGTAGAGCGAGGTGTAGTTAGTTTGTTTGGTGTGAGAAGTGCCCTCTTCATTGCAATGAACGACAAAGGGAGATTATATGGCACA GCAACGTTTCAAGATGAATGCAAATTCAAAGAAACTCTGCTTCCCAATAACTACAATGCTTACCAATCATTCATGTACGAAGGCTTCTACATAGCACTCAGCAAACATGGGAGAATGAAAAGAGGAAGCAAAGTGTCTCTTGCTCAGACGGTCACACACTTTTTACCCAGATTGTGA